In the Kaistella sp. 97-N-M2 genome, one interval contains:
- a CDS encoding glycosyltransferase family 9 protein: MTRILTYRFSAFGDVAMIAPVFREILEQNPEVEIIFVSRNNFRDLFEGIPNLIFKGVDIDDYKGFWGIRKLAHQLTKEFQPDLIADLHNVIRTKILLGIFKRRGYKISVLNKGKEEKEHLTDIWNLEKEPLQHTTERYADVFRDLGIQVKLSHQYRQLAETKAGIGLAPFAQHRGKMLPLEKSFEVARILSKKHQIYFFGGGKAEVEILDQWASQIPNAENLAGKLTLKEELQKISELETMISMDSANMHLASWVGTRCVSVWGSTHSYAGFLGYGQSERDVVQVKDLTCRPCSVFGDKPCYRGDWACLEEIDIQKIVDII, encoded by the coding sequence TTGACGCGTATACTCACATATCGCTTTTCTGCTTTTGGCGATGTTGCAATGATTGCCCCGGTTTTCCGCGAAATTTTGGAGCAAAATCCGGAGGTGGAAATTATATTCGTCTCGAGGAATAATTTCCGGGACCTTTTTGAAGGCATCCCAAATCTCATCTTTAAAGGCGTCGACATCGACGATTACAAAGGCTTTTGGGGCATTAGAAAACTCGCGCACCAATTGACCAAAGAATTTCAGCCCGATCTCATCGCGGATCTGCATAATGTAATCCGCACCAAGATTTTGCTCGGAATCTTTAAAAGAAGAGGTTATAAAATTTCGGTACTCAATAAGGGAAAAGAAGAAAAAGAACATTTAACCGACATTTGGAATCTGGAGAAAGAGCCATTACAGCACACGACAGAAAGATATGCAGATGTTTTTCGGGACCTTGGAATCCAGGTTAAGCTGTCTCACCAATACCGACAACTAGCCGAAACTAAAGCGGGGATCGGTTTGGCGCCCTTTGCACAGCATCGCGGAAAAATGCTGCCTTTGGAAAAATCCTTTGAAGTTGCACGAATTCTTTCTAAAAAACATCAGATTTATTTTTTCGGCGGCGGTAAAGCCGAAGTAGAAATTTTGGATCAGTGGGCCAGCCAAATTCCAAATGCGGAAAATTTAGCCGGCAAACTTACTTTAAAAGAAGAACTTCAAAAGATTTCAGAGCTCGAAACCATGATCTCCATGGATTCCGCAAATATGCATTTGGCCAGTTGGGTAGGCACGCGCTGCGTCTCGGTTTGGGGATCTACGCACTCGTATGCAGGGTTTCTCGGTTATGGACAAAGCGAAAGAGATGTGGTACAGGTGAAAGATCTTACGTGCCGGCCTTGTTCTGTGTTTGGCGATAAACCCTGTTATCGTGGCGATTGGGCGTGTTTGGAAGAAATCGATATTCAGAAGATCGTCGATATTATTTAA
- a CDS encoding glycosyltransferase, which produces MKVIVSAFSNLYTDQRIEKVCETLSKEGYEIFLIGNDWGGAPEMTRNYPFKRIKQFSKSLKTAYPEFNWKLYGELKKVADVDTILLANDLDALLPNVLISKKLNIPLVFDSHEIYTEMPAIQGKFTQKIWRYLEKKLLPNLKYMMTESQSYAEWFSVKYSVKPVVVRNIPRKFETPAEIPLNHPKIILYQGAINQSRGIGQAILAMKYLEGVIFKIAGDGPKINDYKALVVKENLSSKVEFLGKIAPTELRKITKTADVALSIEENGGVSYLYSLPNKVADCIQARVPLVLINFPEMMRVYNQFKIGEIVENHDPKNLAEKIKIVLQKGRAFYQPELEKAAAELCWEKEEPKILALFKKVVAENF; this is translated from the coding sequence ATGAAAGTGATCGTTTCCGCATTCAGCAATCTTTACACCGATCAAAGAATTGAAAAGGTCTGCGAAACTTTAAGCAAAGAAGGCTACGAAATTTTCCTGATTGGAAATGACTGGGGTGGCGCACCCGAAATGACGCGAAATTATCCCTTCAAAAGGATCAAACAATTTTCAAAATCTTTAAAAACGGCTTATCCGGAGTTTAACTGGAAGTTGTACGGCGAACTCAAAAAAGTGGCTGACGTCGATACCATTCTCTTAGCCAATGATTTAGATGCGCTTTTGCCCAATGTATTGATTTCGAAAAAATTAAATATTCCCCTGGTTTTCGACAGCCACGAAATCTATACAGAAATGCCGGCCATTCAGGGAAAATTTACTCAAAAAATTTGGCGGTATCTGGAAAAAAAGCTCCTGCCGAACCTCAAATACATGATGACCGAGAGCCAAAGCTATGCCGAGTGGTTTTCTGTGAAGTACAGCGTGAAACCGGTGGTGGTAAGAAATATCCCGAGAAAATTTGAAACTCCCGCGGAAATTCCCCTTAATCATCCTAAAATAATTTTATATCAGGGCGCAATTAATCAGTCGCGCGGAATCGGTCAGGCCATTTTGGCGATGAAGTATTTGGAAGGTGTTATTTTTAAAATTGCGGGGGACGGCCCCAAAATTAATGATTATAAAGCGCTTGTTGTCAAGGAAAATTTATCTAGCAAAGTCGAATTTCTGGGAAAAATTGCGCCCACTGAACTTCGCAAGATCACAAAAACGGCAGATGTTGCATTAAGTATTGAAGAAAACGGTGGAGTAAGTTATCTCTATTCCTTACCCAATAAAGTGGCAGACTGCATTCAGGCCCGTGTTCCCCTGGTTTTGATTAATTTCCCCGAAATGATGCGCGTTTATAACCAGTTTAAAATTGGCGAAATCGTAGAAAATCACGATCCTAAAAACCTCGCGGAAAAAATAAAAATTGTGCTTCAGAAGGGCAGGGCTTTTTACCAACCCGAACTCGAAAAAGCGGCCGCGGAACTCTGTTGGGAAAAGGAAGAACCCAAAATTCTGGCCCTGTTTAAAAAGGTAGTTGCAGAGAATTTCTAA
- a CDS encoding ATP-dependent Clp protease ATP-binding subunit, translating to MDHKFSNGLDQVFKHSKNEARRLQSEFLNTEHFLLGMIKAENSAKEILNSLGADLTQIKRKIETLAVTSLNPLAVGSDKISFTKMADQAVKRSELECRQYQSSEINTVHLLLGILYKSEDPTTNILSSYDIDYESVSKEYQAMLKNTGQNPKMSAYDDDEEREEFGQMRKPTGNLGTGKSKTPTLDNFGRDLTSLARDGKLDPVIGREKEIERVSQILSRRKKNNPLLIGEPGVGKSAIAEGLALRIQQKKVSRVLFGKRVITLDLASLVAGTKYRGQFEERMKAIMTELEKSRDVILFIDELHTIVGAGSSTGSLDASNMFKPALARGEIQCIGATTLDEYRQYIEKDGALERRFQKVMVEPTSVEETVLILHQIKDKYEDHHNVTYTDEAILACVNLTARYITDRFLPDKAIDAMDEAGSRVYIKNMKVPNEIIDHEKKIEEIKDQKQKAVKAQDYLEARKLKDEEERLQIELNLAQEIWDKDVKEKKEVVSEESVAEVVSMMSGIPVTKVGKNELDKLAQMDTMLNGKVIGQEDAVKKVVKAIQRNRAGLKDPNRPIGTFIFLGTTGVGKTELAKVMARELFDSDEALIRIDMSEYMEKFAISRLVGAPPGYVGYEEGGQLTEAVRRKPYAVVLLDEIEKAHPDVFNILLQILDEGFVTDSLGRKIDFRNTIIILTSNIGTRDLKDFGDGVGFGTLAKKTNTDSRARSTIENALKKAFAPEFLNRIDDIVIFNNLEKDHISKIIDLELAKLYKRLEKLNYTVELTDDAKEFIAEKGWDKDFGARPLKRAIQKYIEDLLAEMLVNKQLMEGETVVLKLNEAKDSLEGNASKPKQKAK from the coding sequence ATGGATCATAAATTTTCAAATGGTTTGGACCAAGTTTTCAAACACAGTAAAAATGAAGCAAGACGTCTGCAGAGCGAATTTCTGAATACAGAGCATTTCCTTTTGGGAATGATCAAAGCGGAAAATTCGGCAAAGGAAATCTTGAATAGTTTGGGCGCAGATTTAACGCAAATAAAACGAAAAATAGAAACTTTAGCGGTAACAAGCTTAAATCCATTAGCGGTGGGAAGCGATAAAATTTCTTTCACCAAAATGGCAGATCAGGCTGTAAAACGTTCGGAACTGGAATGCAGACAGTACCAAAGTTCCGAAATCAATACCGTTCATCTTCTGTTAGGCATTTTATATAAATCTGAAGATCCAACGACCAACATTTTAAGTTCGTATGATATTGATTATGAAAGCGTAAGCAAGGAATATCAGGCGATGCTTAAAAACACGGGACAAAATCCTAAAATGAGCGCCTACGATGACGACGAGGAACGGGAAGAATTCGGCCAGATGCGGAAACCTACCGGAAATCTCGGCACCGGAAAAAGCAAGACGCCAACTTTGGATAATTTTGGGCGCGATTTAACTTCTTTGGCGAGAGACGGGAAACTGGATCCTGTGATCGGCCGCGAAAAGGAAATCGAACGCGTTTCTCAAATTTTGTCGCGAAGAAAAAAGAACAATCCGCTTCTGATTGGGGAGCCCGGCGTGGGTAAATCTGCGATTGCGGAAGGTTTGGCCTTACGAATTCAACAGAAAAAAGTATCGCGCGTGCTCTTTGGAAAAAGAGTGATTACGCTAGACCTTGCAAGTTTGGTTGCCGGAACAAAATACCGTGGCCAGTTCGAAGAACGGATGAAAGCGATAATGACCGAGCTCGAAAAAAGCCGCGACGTCATTTTATTCATCGATGAGTTGCACACCATTGTCGGAGCGGGAAGTTCCACCGGAAGTCTTGATGCTTCCAACATGTTTAAACCTGCTTTGGCACGAGGAGAAATCCAATGTATCGGTGCTACAACTTTAGATGAGTACAGACAGTATATCGAGAAAGATGGCGCTTTAGAAAGACGTTTCCAAAAGGTTATGGTAGAACCTACTTCCGTGGAAGAAACAGTTTTAATTTTACATCAAATTAAAGACAAATACGAAGATCACCACAACGTCACTTACACCGATGAAGCGATTTTAGCGTGTGTAAATTTAACGGCAAGATATATTACCGACCGTTTTTTACCCGATAAAGCCATCGATGCGATGGATGAAGCCGGTTCTCGCGTGTATATCAAAAACATGAAAGTTCCGAATGAAATAATCGATCACGAAAAGAAAATCGAAGAAATCAAGGATCAAAAACAAAAAGCCGTAAAAGCACAGGATTACCTGGAAGCAAGAAAACTGAAAGATGAAGAGGAAAGATTACAAATCGAGCTGAATCTTGCGCAGGAAATCTGGGATAAAGATGTGAAAGAAAAGAAAGAAGTCGTTTCGGAAGAAAGTGTGGCCGAAGTCGTTTCCATGATGAGTGGAATCCCCGTAACGAAAGTGGGTAAAAACGAACTTGATAAACTGGCGCAAATGGATACAATGCTGAACGGAAAAGTAATCGGACAGGAAGATGCCGTGAAAAAAGTGGTAAAAGCCATCCAAAGAAACCGCGCCGGCCTGAAAGATCCGAACCGCCCTATCGGCACCTTTATTTTCCTCGGAACAACGGGTGTAGGGAAAACGGAACTTGCCAAAGTAATGGCCAGAGAACTTTTCGATTCTGATGAAGCATTGATCAGAATCGACATGAGTGAGTACATGGAAAAATTCGCCATTTCGAGATTGGTAGGTGCGCCTCCGGGATACGTTGGTTACGAAGAGGGTGGACAATTAACGGAAGCCGTTCGGAGAAAACCGTATGCAGTAGTACTTTTAGATGAGATCGAAAAAGCGCACCCAGATGTTTTCAACATTTTGCTCCAGATTTTGGATGAAGGTTTCGTGACGGACTCTTTGGGAAGAAAAATCGATTTCAGAAATACAATCATCATCCTAACTTCCAACATCGGAACACGGGATTTAAAAGATTTTGGAGACGGCGTTGGATTTGGAACCCTCGCGAAGAAAACAAATACCGATTCGAGAGCCAGAAGTACGATCGAAAATGCTTTGAAGAAAGCTTTTGCACCCGAGTTTTTGAACAGAATTGATGATATCGTAATCTTTAATAATTTAGAAAAAGACCACATCTCGAAAATTATCGATCTGGAACTGGCAAAGTTGTACAAACGCCTGGAAAAATTGAATTATACGGTGGAACTGACCGACGATGCGAAAGAATTTATCGCCGAGAAAGGTTGGGACAAAGATTTTGGCGCGAGACCTTTAAAACGGGCCATTCAAAAATACATCGAAGATTTGTTGGCAGAAATGCTGGTGAACAAACAACTGATGGAAGGCGAAACCGTAGTTTTAAAATTAAACGAAGCGAAAGATTCTCTGGAAGGAAATGCTTCGAAACCAAAGCAGAAAGCAAAATAA
- the feoB gene encoding ferrous iron transport protein B produces MQETSKNKQILLVGNPNVGKSTVFNLLCNKKQKTGNYAGVTVASHSGHYDYRGESFEVIDLPGSYSVYPTSEDEAIFSKYLIDEQQHYAGVVYILEALSIKRGLLLFQQIQDLGIPALLVVNQIDQAERRGISIDLEELSKELKVTVLSTNAKQNQGIDELRQEIYKNSFSKSEKVSFEIPMEQKGLVFKILSETKEENQYKVWTLLSSDTYLGKLETVQDQMNDDAVKCLVPKRLQTQETIRRYQNIDRIVGKVLSKKPQFKELLTEKLDKVLVHRFWGYIIFGAILLFIFQSVFFLAEYPMNWISDFFLWLSTFANTHLPEGPINSLIANGIIPGLGGIMVFAPQIGILLYFLYLLEDSGYMARVIFLMDRFLRPFGLNGKSIVPLVSGTACAIPAIMSTRNIENVKERLITILVTPFMTCSARLPVYSIIIGLIIPNRYFGGISYKALMLMAMYFLGFFTSLMASLILKKIIKSKGTSFLVMDLPSYKMPLFGYDFKLVLGKVWEFITGAGKIIFLVSIIIWVFSYFGPKQKEDQFVATDVKLEQSYLAKMGKSIEPAIAPLGYDWKMGVGILTSFVAREVFVGTMSTLYSLDEDAPEGRIIDKMRADVKPNGEKVFNFATGISILFFYAFAMQCVSTLAVVYKETKSWKWTMAQLVGMSGLAYVASLIVYQILK; encoded by the coding sequence ATGCAGGAAACTTCAAAAAATAAACAAATTCTTCTTGTCGGAAATCCAAACGTCGGAAAGTCCACTGTTTTTAATTTATTGTGCAACAAAAAGCAAAAAACGGGTAATTACGCCGGCGTTACGGTCGCAAGCCATTCCGGCCATTACGATTACAGGGGCGAATCTTTCGAGGTGATCGATTTGCCGGGTTCTTACAGCGTTTACCCGACTTCTGAGGATGAAGCCATTTTTTCCAAATATTTAATCGACGAACAGCAACATTACGCCGGCGTGGTTTATATCTTAGAAGCGCTGAGCATCAAAAGAGGACTGCTGCTTTTTCAGCAGATTCAGGATTTAGGAATTCCTGCTTTGCTCGTTGTAAATCAAATTGATCAGGCGGAAAGACGCGGCATCAGCATTGATCTGGAGGAGCTTTCGAAAGAACTCAAAGTGACCGTTCTCTCTACCAATGCCAAACAAAATCAAGGCATCGATGAACTTCGTCAGGAAATTTATAAAAACAGCTTCTCCAAATCCGAAAAGGTTTCCTTCGAAATACCGATGGAGCAGAAAGGATTGGTTTTCAAAATTTTAAGCGAAACGAAGGAAGAAAATCAATATAAAGTCTGGACGCTGCTTTCCTCCGATACTTACCTCGGGAAACTGGAAACCGTTCAGGATCAAATGAATGATGATGCAGTTAAATGCCTTGTTCCCAAAAGATTACAAACGCAGGAAACCATCAGACGCTACCAAAATATAGACCGTATTGTTGGCAAAGTTTTATCGAAAAAACCGCAGTTCAAAGAATTATTAACAGAAAAACTGGATAAGGTTCTCGTCCACCGGTTTTGGGGATATATTATTTTCGGCGCTATTTTGCTTTTTATTTTCCAAAGTGTTTTCTTTCTCGCAGAGTATCCGATGAACTGGATCTCCGATTTTTTCCTTTGGCTTTCAACCTTCGCTAATACGCATCTTCCGGAAGGCCCCATCAATTCCTTAATCGCAAACGGAATTATCCCGGGCTTGGGAGGTATTATGGTTTTTGCGCCGCAGATCGGTATTTTACTCTATTTTCTTTATTTACTGGAAGATTCCGGCTATATGGCGCGGGTGATCTTTTTGATGGATCGTTTTCTTCGGCCTTTTGGTTTGAATGGTAAAAGTATTGTTCCGCTTGTTTCGGGAACGGCCTGTGCCATCCCCGCAATCATGAGTACGCGAAACATCGAAAACGTAAAAGAAAGGCTCATTACCATTTTGGTAACTCCGTTTATGACGTGTTCTGCACGGCTTCCGGTATACAGTATCATTATTGGATTAATTATTCCGAACCGATATTTTGGCGGCATCAGTTATAAAGCTTTGATGTTGATGGCGATGTATTTTCTCGGCTTTTTCACGTCGTTAATGGCGTCGTTGATCCTGAAAAAAATCATCAAAAGCAAAGGAACATCTTTCCTTGTGATGGATTTGCCCTCCTACAAAATGCCGCTTTTCGGGTATGATTTTAAACTTGTTCTCGGCAAAGTTTGGGAATTTATTACCGGTGCCGGTAAAATTATTTTTCTGGTCAGCATCATTATCTGGGTTTTCAGCTATTTTGGGCCGAAACAGAAAGAAGATCAGTTTGTCGCCACCGATGTAAAACTGGAGCAGTCTTACCTTGCGAAAATGGGTAAATCCATCGAACCTGCAATCGCACCGCTCGGTTACGACTGGAAAATGGGTGTAGGCATTTTGACGAGTTTTGTTGCGCGCGAAGTTTTTGTCGGCACCATGTCGACGTTGTACAGTTTGGATGAGGACGCACCGGAAGGTCGCATCATCGATAAGATGCGGGCAGATGTTAAACCGAATGGCGAGAAGGTTTTCAATTTCGCAACCGGGATTTCAATTTTGTTTTTTTACGCCTTTGCCATGCAATGTGTCTCCACCTTAGCCGTTGTTTATAAAGAAACCAAGTCCTGGAAATGGACCATGGCGCAACTCGTCGGAATGTCGGGCTTAGCGTACGTCGCTTCATTAATTGTTTATCAAATTTTGAAATAA
- the glmM gene encoding phosphoglucosamine mutase: MSLIKSISGIRGTIGGKVNENLTPLDVVKFSSAFGTWLQNNKNKKDLTIVVGRDARISGSMVNSLVTATLQGLGIHVVDLGLSTTPTVEIMVPELKADGGIILTASHNPKQWNALKLLNEKGEFITGENGAEVLALAESENFDYAEVDDLGKYETRDDAFDIHIQQILDLPMVDAEAIKAKKFKVVVDAVNSTGGIAIPQLLEHLGCEVVKLYCEPNGQFPHNPEPLKEHLGDICDLVKKEKADVGIVVDPDVDRLALVDENGDLFGEEYTLVAVADYLLKNKKGVAVSNLSSSRALRDVAKKHGSEYFASAVGEVNVVTLMKEKNAVIGGEGNGGIIYPDLHYGRDSLVGVALFLTHLAKENKTVSELRATYPSYFMGKKKIELTPEIDVDSLLTKMEKEYRTEEVSTVDGVKIDFEKNWVHLRKSNTEPIVRIYTEAFSQEEADVLGDEMIAKIKSLI, encoded by the coding sequence ATGTCTTTAATAAAATCAATTTCCGGAATCCGGGGAACCATCGGCGGCAAAGTCAACGAAAATTTAACGCCGCTCGACGTGGTAAAATTCAGTTCAGCCTTCGGAACCTGGCTTCAGAATAATAAAAATAAAAAAGATTTAACGATTGTTGTCGGTAGAGACGCCAGAATCTCCGGATCGATGGTGAACTCCCTCGTTACTGCAACCTTGCAGGGCTTGGGGATTCACGTGGTTGATTTGGGACTTTCCACAACGCCCACCGTAGAAATTATGGTACCCGAACTGAAAGCCGACGGTGGAATCATTTTAACCGCATCCCACAATCCAAAACAGTGGAATGCTTTAAAACTTCTCAATGAAAAAGGCGAATTCATTACCGGAGAAAACGGTGCAGAAGTTTTGGCCTTAGCAGAAAGCGAAAATTTCGATTATGCTGAGGTTGATGATTTAGGAAAATATGAAACGCGCGACGACGCTTTCGATATTCACATCCAGCAGATTTTGGATTTGCCTATGGTTGACGCGGAAGCCATTAAAGCCAAGAAATTTAAAGTAGTTGTGGATGCCGTTAATTCTACAGGTGGAATTGCCATCCCGCAGTTACTGGAACATCTGGGCTGTGAAGTTGTGAAATTGTACTGCGAGCCGAACGGACAGTTTCCCCACAACCCCGAGCCTTTAAAAGAGCATTTGGGCGATATCTGCGACCTTGTAAAAAAAGAAAAAGCCGACGTCGGCATTGTTGTAGATCCCGACGTTGACCGTTTGGCTCTGGTTGATGAGAACGGCGATCTTTTCGGCGAAGAATATACTTTGGTTGCTGTTGCCGATTATTTATTGAAAAATAAAAAAGGCGTTGCAGTTTCCAATCTTTCTTCCAGTCGTGCGCTTCGGGACGTCGCAAAAAAGCACGGATCCGAATATTTTGCAAGTGCTGTAGGCGAAGTGAACGTAGTTACTTTAATGAAAGAAAAAAACGCAGTGATCGGCGGCGAGGGTAATGGCGGAATTATTTATCCGGACCTTCATTATGGGCGCGATTCTTTGGTAGGCGTGGCTTTATTTTTGACGCATTTGGCCAAGGAAAACAAAACCGTTTCCGAACTTCGAGCCACTTACCCAAGCTATTTTATGGGAAAGAAGAAGATCGAACTGACGCCGGAGATTGATGTTGATTCGCTTTTAACTAAAATGGAAAAAGAGTATCGAACCGAAGAGGTTTCTACGGTGGACGGTGTGAAGATCGATTTCGAAAAAAATTGGGTTCACTTAAGAAAATCGAATACCGAGCCGATTGTACGAATTTATACAGAAGCTTTTTCGCAGGAAGAAGCCGATGTATTAGGCGATGAAATGATCGCGAAAATAAAAAGTTTGATTTAA
- a CDS encoding ferrous iron transport protein A, whose amino-acid sequence MQHKIKELRRDISNKLCCFPKDKSGKILGYENEDLVMPNKIIEMGLLPETVFRILYQAPFKGPLYIEFGEEKSRIALREEEARFIIVEQLT is encoded by the coding sequence TTGCAGCACAAAATTAAAGAATTGAGAAGAGATATTTCCAACAAATTATGCTGTTTCCCGAAAGACAAATCGGGGAAGATTTTGGGGTACGAAAACGAAGATCTCGTAATGCCCAATAAAATTATAGAGATGGGTCTCTTGCCCGAAACAGTATTCCGAATTCTTTATCAGGCTCCCTTCAAAGGACCTCTTTACATTGAATTTGGCGAGGAAAAAAGCAGAATTGCACTTCGTGAAGAAGAAGCACGCTTTATCATCGTCGAACAGTTAACTTAA
- a CDS encoding tetratricopeptide repeat protein, which produces MEEFFDNELVKKFEEMVENNEELYFDTEEYEDIIIYYLEMGDITFAEMATNYALKLHPNSLELKIKKFEVFLELENYVQAKELMQELKESSMESTDFLVCCAKYYSNLGNPRRAIEYCEKALELEEEENFLHNFIADEHVNLEDPFNALKHYKLALSFDQNDEYSLENVMFTYNQLKRSDEAIEFLNGYLDKFAFSETAWYEYGQFYFNRKNYEEAIKGFDYLLAINPQSVGVYANKAACFEALGEWLKAVEVYEEMLALEYTKSFTYYKIGLCYKENKQWVLALTSFQKSLRDDPQFYLSMMEQSYIYEEMGSMKEALHFAKEAISLNDNNLDYQKRLAFLYIDSGKFEESLSCMKTLVHYEPTRFYNWYAYSEVLMLIGDYEDAITILNKATKMHNRAELFYQLSNCYFHLNNQKDGRKSLAVALDLDPNLLEDMKQKYPFIKEEVEKKKSKKSK; this is translated from the coding sequence TTGGAAGAATTTTTTGATAATGAACTTGTAAAGAAGTTCGAAGAAATGGTGGAAAATAATGAGGAATTATACTTCGATACCGAAGAGTATGAAGACATTATTATTTACTATCTGGAAATGGGAGACATTACGTTCGCCGAAATGGCAACGAATTATGCCCTAAAATTACATCCCAACTCCTTAGAATTAAAGATAAAGAAGTTCGAGGTCTTTTTAGAACTCGAAAACTACGTGCAGGCCAAAGAATTAATGCAGGAGTTGAAGGAATCTTCAATGGAAAGCACGGATTTTCTGGTGTGTTGCGCGAAATATTATTCGAATCTGGGGAACCCGCGGCGCGCCATCGAATATTGCGAAAAAGCTTTGGAACTGGAAGAAGAAGAAAATTTTCTGCACAACTTTATTGCCGATGAGCATGTAAATTTAGAAGATCCGTTCAACGCTTTAAAACATTACAAATTGGCTTTAAGTTTCGATCAGAATGACGAATATTCCCTGGAAAATGTAATGTTTACCTACAATCAGCTGAAAAGAAGCGACGAGGCCATCGAGTTCCTAAACGGGTATCTCGACAAGTTTGCTTTTTCCGAAACCGCCTGGTACGAATACGGACAGTTCTACTTCAACCGAAAAAATTACGAAGAAGCCATTAAGGGATTCGATTATCTTTTGGCCATTAATCCACAGTCCGTAGGCGTTTATGCAAACAAAGCCGCGTGTTTTGAAGCCTTGGGAGAATGGCTGAAAGCGGTAGAAGTTTACGAAGAAATGCTGGCCTTGGAATATACCAAATCTTTCACGTATTACAAGATTGGCTTGTGCTACAAAGAAAATAAACAGTGGGTTTTAGCGCTGACCTCGTTTCAAAAATCCCTGCGGGACGACCCGCAGTTTTACCTTTCGATGATGGAGCAGTCCTACATTTACGAGGAAATGGGCAGCATGAAGGAAGCGCTTCATTTTGCCAAAGAGGCGATTTCTTTGAATGATAACAATTTAGATTATCAAAAAAGACTTGCTTTTTTATACATCGATTCCGGAAAGTTTGAGGAAAGTCTGTCGTGCATGAAAACGCTGGTCCATTACGAACCGACGCGCTTTTATAACTGGTACGCCTACTCGGAAGTTTTGATGTTGATCGGCGATTACGAAGACGCCATTACGATTTTGAACAAAGCGACCAAGATGCACAACAGGGCAGAATTGTTCTACCAGCTCAGCAACTGTTATTTCCACCTGAATAACCAGAAAGACGGTCGGAAATCGCTTGCAGTGGCTTTGGATTTAGATCCGAATCTGCTGGAAGATATGAAGCAGAAATATCCTTTTATTAAAGAGGAAGTGGAGAAAAAGAAAAGTAAAAAAAGTAAATAA
- a CDS encoding SufE family protein, whose amino-acid sequence MTIKEKQQEIVDEFAFLDDWEQKYEYIIDLGKELKGLPEDKKSDANLIKGCQSKVWIDADFKDGKLIFNADSDGILPKGIVSLLVSIYSGHSTQEILDSDFEFISQIGLQEFLSPSRANGLMAMTKQIKFYAVAYQLKN is encoded by the coding sequence ATGACCATTAAAGAAAAACAGCAGGAAATAGTGGACGAGTTCGCCTTTCTTGATGATTGGGAGCAGAAATACGAATACATCATCGATCTTGGGAAAGAACTGAAAGGTTTGCCCGAAGATAAAAAATCCGACGCCAATCTCATCAAAGGTTGCCAGTCGAAAGTTTGGATTGATGCGGATTTTAAAGACGGCAAATTAATTTTCAATGCCGATTCCGACGGAATTTTGCCCAAGGGAATCGTGTCTCTTCTCGTATCCATTTACAGCGGCCATTCTACCCAGGAAATTCTGGATTCGGATTTCGAATTTATTTCCCAGATCGGCTTGCAGGAATTTTTATCGCCCTCCCGCGCAAACGGTTTAATGGCAATGACGAAGCAAATTAAATTTTACGCCGTTGCTTACCAATTGAAAAATTGA